In Odocoileus virginianus isolate 20LAN1187 ecotype Illinois chromosome 23, Ovbor_1.2, whole genome shotgun sequence, one DNA window encodes the following:
- the ACRBP gene encoding acrosin-binding protein isoform X2: MRHLAAGTFLSLLRGAVCSDLPYASWFESFCQFTQYRCSNHVYYAKRVRCSQPVSILSPNTLKEVDSSPEVPLPTTATSSISSHITATERQVFQPWPERLNSNVEELLQSSLSLGGQEQGQEHKQEQGQEHKQEEGQEQEEQEEEQEEEKQEEGQGTEEALESVSRLQADPEPKFPSALVSSNPFSFTPRVREVESTPMLMENLQELIRSAQEMDEMNDVYDGDTIWRSQSPGSLLQLPHVEALLTLCYSIVENTCVITPTAKAWQYLENEILGFGMSVCDSLGRRHLAACTLCDFCSLKLEQCHSEANLQRQQCDSSHKTPFVSPLLASQSMTIGTQIGSLKSGRFYGLDLYGGLRMDFWCARLATKGCEDNRVASWLQTEFLSFQDGDFPTRICDTEYVQYPNYCAFKSQQCMMRNRDRKVSRMRCLQNETYTVLTQDKSEDLVLRWSQEFSTLTLGQAG; this comes from the exons ATGAGGCATCTCGCCGCAGGCACCTTTCTCTCACTCCTGAGGG GCGCAGTCTGCTCTGACCTCCCTTATGCCTCCTGGTTTGAGTCCTTCTGCCAGTTCACCCAGTATCGTTGCTCCAACCATGTCTACTACGCCAAG AGGGTCCGGTGCTCCCAGCCAGTCTCCATCCTCTCACCCAACACCCTCAAGGAGGTGGACAGTTCACCTGAAGTGCCGTTACCCACCACAGCgacctcctccatctcctcccacATCACAG CCACCGAACGACAGGTCTTCCAGCCCTGGCCCGAGCGGCTGAACAGCAACGTGGAGGAGCTGCTCCAGTCCTCCTTGTCCTTGGGCGGCCAGGAGCAAGGGCAGGAGCACAAGCAGGAGCAGGGGCAGGAGCACAAGCAGGAGGAAGGGCAGGAGcaagaggagcaggaggaggagcaggaggaggagaagcaggaggagggcCAGGGCACAGAGGAGGCGCTGGAGTCGGTGTCCAGGCTGCAGGCAGACCCAGAGCCCAAGTTTCCGTCTGCACTTGTGTCCTCCAACCCTTTCTCCTTCACTCCCCGGGTGCGGGAAGTGGAATCTACTCCGATGTTGATGGAGAACCTCCAGGAGCTTATCCGATCGGCGCAGGAGATGGATGAAATGAATGATGTGTATGATGGGGACACCATCTGGAGATCCCAGAGCCCTGGCAG CCTGCTACAGCTGCCCCATGTGGAGGCCTTGCTGACCCTGTGCTACTCAATTGTGGAGAACACCTGCGTCATAACCCCGACAGCCAAGGCCTGGCAGTACTTGGAAAATGAGATCCTTGGTTTCGGGATGTCG GTCTGTGACAGCCTGGGGCGGCGACACTTAGCCGCGTGTACCCTCTGTGACTTCTGCTCGCTGAAGCTGGAGCAGTGCCACTCGGAGGCCAACCTGCAGCGACAGCAGTGTGACAGCTCCCACAAAACACCCTTCGTCAGCCCCCTGCTCGCCTCCCAGAGCATGACCATCGGTACCCAG ATAGGGAGCCTGAAATCGGGCCGCTTTTACGGGCTGGATTTGTACGGCGGGCTGCGCATGGACTTCTGGTGTGCCCGGCTGGCCACTAAGGGCTGCGAAGACAACCGAGTGGCCAGCTGGCTCCAGACTGAGTTCCTGAGCTTCCAGGATGGAGACTTTCCCACCAGG ATCTGTGACACGGAATATGTGCAGTACCCCAACTACTGTGCCTTCAAAAGCCAGCAGTGTATGATGAGAAACAGGGACCGGAAG GTGTCCCGCATGAGATGTCTGCAGAATGAGACGTACACCGTCCTGACTCAGGACAAGAGTGAGGACCTCGTGCTTCGATGGAGCCAGGAATTTAGCACCTTGACCCTTGGCCAAGCCGGATGA
- the ACRBP gene encoding acrosin-binding protein isoform X1, with protein MRHLAAGTFLSLLRVLLLPLAPAPAQDSASTSTPGSPLSPTEYERFFALLTPTWKAETTCRLRATHGCRNPTLVQLDQYENHGLVPDGAVCSDLPYASWFESFCQFTQYRCSNHVYYAKRVRCSQPVSILSPNTLKEVDSSPEVPLPTTATSSISSHITATERQVFQPWPERLNSNVEELLQSSLSLGGQEQGQEHKQEQGQEHKQEEGQEQEEQEEEQEEEKQEEGQGTEEALESVSRLQADPEPKFPSALVSSNPFSFTPRVREVESTPMLMENLQELIRSAQEMDEMNDVYDGDTIWRSQSPGSLLQLPHVEALLTLCYSIVENTCVITPTAKAWQYLENEILGFGMSVCDSLGRRHLAACTLCDFCSLKLEQCHSEANLQRQQCDSSHKTPFVSPLLASQSMTIGTQIGSLKSGRFYGLDLYGGLRMDFWCARLATKGCEDNRVASWLQTEFLSFQDGDFPTRICDTEYVQYPNYCAFKSQQCMMRNRDRKVSRMRCLQNETYTVLTQDKSEDLVLRWSQEFSTLTLGQAG; from the exons ATGAGGCATCTCGCCGCAGGCACCTTTCTCTCACTCCTGAGGG TGCTGCTCCTGCCTCTGGCACCGGCCCCTGCCCAGGACTCCGCCTCGACCTCCACGCCGGGCAGCCCCCTGTCCCCCACGGAGTATGAGCGCTTCTTCGCACTGCTGACCCCTACCTGGAAGGCGGAGACCACCTGCCGGCTCCGCGCCACCCACGGCTGCCGGAACCCCACCCTCGTCCAGCTAGACCAGTATGAAAACCACGGCCTAGTGCCGGACG GCGCAGTCTGCTCTGACCTCCCTTATGCCTCCTGGTTTGAGTCCTTCTGCCAGTTCACCCAGTATCGTTGCTCCAACCATGTCTACTACGCCAAG AGGGTCCGGTGCTCCCAGCCAGTCTCCATCCTCTCACCCAACACCCTCAAGGAGGTGGACAGTTCACCTGAAGTGCCGTTACCCACCACAGCgacctcctccatctcctcccacATCACAG CCACCGAACGACAGGTCTTCCAGCCCTGGCCCGAGCGGCTGAACAGCAACGTGGAGGAGCTGCTCCAGTCCTCCTTGTCCTTGGGCGGCCAGGAGCAAGGGCAGGAGCACAAGCAGGAGCAGGGGCAGGAGCACAAGCAGGAGGAAGGGCAGGAGcaagaggagcaggaggaggagcaggaggaggagaagcaggaggagggcCAGGGCACAGAGGAGGCGCTGGAGTCGGTGTCCAGGCTGCAGGCAGACCCAGAGCCCAAGTTTCCGTCTGCACTTGTGTCCTCCAACCCTTTCTCCTTCACTCCCCGGGTGCGGGAAGTGGAATCTACTCCGATGTTGATGGAGAACCTCCAGGAGCTTATCCGATCGGCGCAGGAGATGGATGAAATGAATGATGTGTATGATGGGGACACCATCTGGAGATCCCAGAGCCCTGGCAG CCTGCTACAGCTGCCCCATGTGGAGGCCTTGCTGACCCTGTGCTACTCAATTGTGGAGAACACCTGCGTCATAACCCCGACAGCCAAGGCCTGGCAGTACTTGGAAAATGAGATCCTTGGTTTCGGGATGTCG GTCTGTGACAGCCTGGGGCGGCGACACTTAGCCGCGTGTACCCTCTGTGACTTCTGCTCGCTGAAGCTGGAGCAGTGCCACTCGGAGGCCAACCTGCAGCGACAGCAGTGTGACAGCTCCCACAAAACACCCTTCGTCAGCCCCCTGCTCGCCTCCCAGAGCATGACCATCGGTACCCAG ATAGGGAGCCTGAAATCGGGCCGCTTTTACGGGCTGGATTTGTACGGCGGGCTGCGCATGGACTTCTGGTGTGCCCGGCTGGCCACTAAGGGCTGCGAAGACAACCGAGTGGCCAGCTGGCTCCAGACTGAGTTCCTGAGCTTCCAGGATGGAGACTTTCCCACCAGG ATCTGTGACACGGAATATGTGCAGTACCCCAACTACTGTGCCTTCAAAAGCCAGCAGTGTATGATGAGAAACAGGGACCGGAAG GTGTCCCGCATGAGATGTCTGCAGAATGAGACGTACACCGTCCTGACTCAGGACAAGAGTGAGGACCTCGTGCTTCGATGGAGCCAGGAATTTAGCACCTTGACCCTTGGCCAAGCCGGATGA